The following proteins are encoded in a genomic region of Hymenobacter siberiensis:
- a CDS encoding fasciclin domain-containing protein, with translation MKKSLFSLALVTFLSAAAVTNVSAQTKKMPGTVMVGGAAMYPTKNIVENAVNSKDHTTLVAAVKAAGLVETLSSAGPFTVFAPTNEAFNKLPAGTVETLVKPENKATLTKILTYHVVAGRMTAADLKKAIKAGGGKATLKTVSGGTLTAMIKGKTIELKDEKGGISTVTIADVMQSNGVIHVVNTVLMPQ, from the coding sequence ATGAAAAAGTCTTTGTTCTCCCTTGCCTTGGTTACTTTCCTCAGCGCTGCTGCTGTTACCAATGTTTCGGCCCAAACTAAAAAAATGCCCGGTACCGTAATGGTAGGTGGTGCGGCTATGTACCCCACGAAAAACATCGTGGAAAATGCAGTTAACTCGAAAGACCACACGACGCTGGTGGCTGCTGTGAAAGCCGCAGGCCTAGTTGAAACGCTAAGCAGCGCTGGTCCTTTCACCGTATTTGCTCCTACTAACGAAGCCTTCAACAAACTACCTGCTGGCACGGTAGAAACGCTGGTGAAGCCTGAGAATAAGGCTACGCTGACCAAAATTCTGACCTACCACGTTGTGGCTGGCCGTATGACTGCCGCTGACCTCAAGAAAGCCATCAAGGCTGGTGGTGGCAAGGCTACGCTGAAGACGGTGAGCGGTGGTACTCTTACGGCGATGATTAAAGGCAAAACCATCGAGTTGAAGGACGAAAAAGGCGGCATATCGACTGTGACTATCGCAGACGTAATGCAGAGCAACG